A genomic segment from Triticum dicoccoides isolate Atlit2015 ecotype Zavitan chromosome 1A, WEW_v2.0, whole genome shotgun sequence encodes:
- the LOC119267303 gene encoding mediator of RNA polymerase II transcription subunit 32-like → MMRKKLSGGGMDATVDELSAAYKEFVAAAVAVMEAREQSGGQKMAATDAALEAFKQRWELFRVSCDHAEELVESIRQRIGSECLVDEATGSSSSASTPASVALAAPGIKPISAVRLEQMSKAVRWLVIELQHGVGGPSAAGPGGGVSTPAAGAGGQHVHGGVESRFPEDGTQ, encoded by the coding sequence ATGATGCGTAAGAAACTTTCGGGCGGCGGAATGGACGCGACGGTGGACGAGCTGAGCGCGGCGTATAAGGAGTTCGTGGCGGCTGCGGTGGCCGTGATGGAAGCTCGCGAGCAGTCGGGCGGCCAGAAGATGGCAGCCACGGACGCGGCGCTTGAAGCCTTCAAGCAGCGATGGGAGCTCTTCCGCGTCTCCTGCGACCACGCCGAGGAGCTCGTTGAGTCCATCCGCCAGCGCATCGGCTCCGAGTGTCTCGTCGACGAGGCCACGGGATCTTCCTCTTCCGCCTCCACGCCCGCAAGCGTCGCGCTGGCTGCCCCCGGCATCAAGCCAATCAGCGCCGTCCGCCTCGAGCAGATGAGCAAGGCCGTCCGCTGGCTCGTTATCGAGCTTCAGCACGGCGTCGGAGGGCCCTCAGCTGCCGGACCTGGCGGTGGCGTCTCAACCCCGGCTGCCGGCGCCGGAGGGCAGCATGTGCACGGCGGGGTCGAATCGCGCTTCCCCGAGGATGGCACCCAGTAG